The following coding sequences are from one Rattus rattus isolate New Zealand chromosome 11, Rrattus_CSIRO_v1, whole genome shotgun sequence window:
- the LOC116912064 gene encoding LOW QUALITY PROTEIN: angiogenic factor with G patch and FHA domains 1-like (The sequence of the model RefSeq protein was modified relative to this genomic sequence to represent the inferred CDS: inserted 2 bases in 1 codon) — translation MGNFMIFSTETWPLQEKQRDVTQSSCINVDTKYSIQFMAVVAADGQHQGKTGSHRVALSGFEWKVFTTRPRSMTILWVTVVCMVEELSKILHCEKNEDNQKSDVEVQTESHAPRSISDYYYQTYYNDDNLPSKETELSAQQSQFVQASALDSKAKSRIDSESYGTEMAESVNHRHEDPFTSDSQVSASGLAGGSALGGSSPAESLRAAAPXLYFDHSTGFYYGSENQLYYDASTGIYYYCDVESGRYQFHLHVDLQPYQTSSTKPSKDKKLKKRRKEPGMPSTKLLGIRGLTLVVWIPGIVPLPVSHSGENQLILTRHKRDFGIIIAIITAIATAATSAAVSRIALPICCYAKQGE, via the exons ATGTTACTCAAAGTTCCTGTATAAATGTGGATACTAAGTATTCCATCCAGTTCATGGCAGTGGTGGCGGCAGACGGACAGCACCAGGGCAAG acagggtctcaccgtgtagccctaTCTGGCTTTGAATGGAAGGTGTTCACCACCAGACCCAGGAGTATGACAATACTGTGGGTCACAGTAGTATGCATG gtaGAAGAGCTTAGTAAAATACTGCATtgtgagaaaaatgaagataatCAAAAGTCTGATGTAGAAGTACAGACAGAGAGCCACGCTCCTAGGTCAATTTCAG ATTATTACTATCAGACATATTATAACGATGATAATCTTCCCAGTAAAGAGACGGAACTGTCTGCACAGCAGAGTCAGTTTGTTCAAGCGTCTGCTCTCGACTCTAAAGCCAAGTCACGAATAGACAGTGAGAGCTACGGTACTGAGATGGCAGAAAGTGTTAACCACAGACACGAGGATCCCTTCACCTCCGATTCACAGGTAA GTGCTTCCGGGTTAGCAGGAGGCTCAGCGCTCGGAGGGTCCTCGCCAGCTGAAAGCCTGAGAGCCGCTGCACC GCTTTACTTTGACCACAGCACTGGTTTCTACTATGGTTCT GAGAACCAACTGTATTATGATGCTTCCACTGGGATTTATTACTACTGTGATGTGGAAAGTGGTCGGTACCAGTTTCACTTGCACGTAGATTTACAGCCTTACCAGACCTCTAGCACAAAACCAagcaaagataaaaaattaaagaagagaagaaaggaaccaG GAATGCCATCTACGAAGCTGCTGGGGATCAGAGGACTCACCCTGGTTGTGTGGATCCCAGGCATAGTTCCATTGCCTGTCAGTCATTCGGGAGAAAATCAGCTGATCCTGACCCGTCATAAGAGAGACTTTGGTATTATCATTGCAATTATAACAGCCATTGCCACTGCAGCTACTTCGGCTGCAGTGTCCAGGATCGCCCTCCCAATCTGTTGTTATGCCAAGCAAGGTGAATAA